A section of the Etheostoma cragini isolate CJK2018 chromosome 12, CSU_Ecrag_1.0, whole genome shotgun sequence genome encodes:
- the LOC117953813 gene encoding uncharacterized protein LOC117953813: MNRQDSVPFNPSAKPKAAAQVLYNQQKSGRIPQDFKEAMLHIPVKPPVNSNNRTSGNVAKTKPALKRSVRSSADKWKSSFKPLGEEDDSPDTRTGSSEKVEIYNPYDPHSSDSEYEMAQDHNHSSSHQDAGCLKKGRWDRSYSKSASQLLNRCELSPETRSTESQGFSTGHRLPERQAYGPTTKSPDQPGFDSISRPLDHRVCSPDRHIHGSSNQRFLASYEGQRTNGEEGIIIPEYSREMTTPVRLSPPRLQRDHQHPLEYKNTGLDHIQPSTDVPRNRKIIMDENPIICDLCEVELANGRELEDHLESKSHWDTLEHIQQQNNYDDLAIAFIQEVMLYKSQQCSRNIEDSALQALQENDHMTKIEMFHCAACSVFISTSASSVQTHITSQEHLANTKDFQVQQRRSCLYKAETMMKELKPQFEHFLKGGSPFN, from the exons ATGAACCGTCAGGATAGTGTTCCGTTCAACCCTTCAGCCAAACCTAAAGCAGCTGCTCAAGTACTATACAATCAACAGAAAAGTGGAAG AATACCCCAGGACTTTAAAGAAGCTATGTTACACATCCCAGTGAAGCCACCAGTCAACTCAAACAACAGGACATCTGGCAATGTTGCTAAGACAAAACCAGCCCTGAAACGTTCAG TCAGATCTTCTGCTGATAAATGGAAGTCTTCATTCAAACCATTAGGAGAAGAAGATGACTCTCCGGACACAAGAACTGGCAGTTCAGAAAA ggTTGAAATCTATAATCCTTACGATCCTCACTCGTCAGACTCTGAGTACGAGATGGCCCAAGACCACAACCACTCCTCATCCCATCAAGATGCAGGCTGCCTTAAAAAAGGCCGCTGGGACAGGAGTTACTCAAAATCAGCAAGCCAACTTCTCAACAGGTGTGAACTAAGCCCTGAAACCAGATCCACAGAGAGTCAAGGTTTCAGTACAGGTCATAGACTGCCTGAGCGACAGGCTTATGGCCCCACCACTAAATCACCTGACCAACCAGGTTTTGACTCCATAAGCAGACCCCTAGACCACAGGGTCTGCAGCCCTGACAGGCATATACACGGCTCCTCCAACCAACGCTTTCTTGCTTCTTATGAAGGACAGAGAACCAACGGGGAGGAGGGGATAATAATCCCAGAATACAGCAGAGAG ATGACCACTCCTGTTAGATTGTCCCCACCCAGGTTACAGCGGGACCATCAACATCCATTGGAATACAAAAATACGG GACTGGACCATATCCAACCTTCCACAGATGTGCCAAGAAACAGGAAAATAATAATGGACGA GAACCCCATCATCTGTGACCTTTGCGAAGTTGAGTTAGCCAATGGTCGGGAGCTGGAGGATCACTTGGAGAGCAAGAGTCACTGGGACACCCTGGAGCACATCCAGCAGCAGAATAATTACGATGATCTGGCTATAGCCTTCATACAG GAAGTCATGCTGTATAAAAGCCAGCAGTGCAGCCGAAACATAGAGGATAGTGCACTTCAAG CTCTGCAGGAAAATGACCACATGACAAAGATTGAAATGTTCCACTGTGCGGCTTGCAGTGTCTTCATATCCACATCTGCATCCTCAGTGCAGACTCACATTACCTCTCAGGAACACCTCGCCAACACAAAG GACTTTCAAGTGCAGCAGAGACGTTCTTGCCTTTACAAAGCGGAAACCATGATGAAGGAGCTGAAGCCTCAGTTTGAACACTTCCTGAAG gGTGGCAGCCCGTTTAATTGA